The genomic DNA GACTTCGCCCCGAACCCCACCAGGACGCTCTCCTGGACCTGCCAGGGAGCCAGCCCCCTGGACCCCGATGCGTGGCCATGCGCCGAACAGTTACCACCGGACAAAAATCACAGGAAGCCTTTGAAAAATATCGCTGAGTGGATCATGGCCGCCGGGGTGGTCTTCAGTATCGGTCTGCTGCTGCTGACCATCATCCCCGACAATCCGTGGAATGACCACGTCTACAATAATGTGCCCCCCATCGTCGCCGGGGTTGCATCGCCCCACAAAAATGGGCGACAGATGATGGTCTGTTCCAGTTGCCACGAGGTCATGCAGATCGATGGTACCGGTCAGACCCGGGCCATTCCCCCCGTCATCGAGGGGACGCCCAACCCCCACCCGGATGCCCGAGGACAACAAAATTGTGGTCGCTGCCACAAGATGATCAGTCGGCAACAGATCGCCACACTGCATCAGTTGCGGCAGGCTCCGGCCTCCATCCCCGTTGCCTTGACCCCCGGGTTACCCCCTGCCTCGACCTCTCTGCTCGACCCCGAATCCCACGAACGCTTTCAGGTCGTTCGTTTCCAGGGCAAGGTCCGGCATGTATACTGGAAGTCGCCGCGCGTCACTCTGGACAATCAGGAAGGGGTGATCATCCTCGTTGACGATGGCGTCAACGAACCCGTCTGGCTGGATCTGGGGCCACGCGGCAACCTGGAACAACAAGGGTGTGGCGTCCAGGTCGGAACCTACATCAAGGGAACAGCCTTCCAGGAAGCCAGTGTGCAGGTTGCCCAAATGCAATATGCCAAAACCCTCGCCATCCATGGCCAATTCTGCACCCTGCGTGACAATCATCTGCGCAGTTGGACCCCAGGACTGGACAGCGATGAAGAGTGAACCCGGCAAGGCGGCCCCCCCATGACCCAG from Magnetococcales bacterium includes the following:
- a CDS encoding magnetochrome domain-containing protein, with the translated sequence MKNIAEWIMAAGVVFSIGLLLLTIIPDNPWNDHVYNNVPPIVAGVASPHKNGRQMMVCSSCHEVMQIDGTGQTRAIPPVIEGTPNPHPDARGQQNCGRCHKMISRQQIATLHQLRQAPASIPVALTPGLPPASTSLLDPESHERFQVVRFQGKVRHVYWKSPRVTLDNQEGVIILVDDGVNEPVWLDLGPRGNLEQQGCGVQVGTYIKGTAFQEASVQVAQMQYAKTLAIHGQFCTLRDNHLRSWTPGLDSDEE